The following proteins come from a genomic window of Nocardioides albertanoniae:
- a CDS encoding ABC transporter substrate-binding protein translates to MEEGTEVSVAWSESLTSTNPASAASVTDGNLDVASLTRGGFGTAVGDTVEMDETFGKVTIDGGKQARVRYDLAKPNWSDGVPIDTADLMLAWAASSGYFSTPKEGSPDAKIDFGGVTTGLDKSSYIPEIHEGARAIEVPLVTPIVDWRTALDVAVPAHVVGQKALKIEDPIEAKEVVETAIEESDTAKLTKIAKAWSEAFAIAEDGKASEEALLSSGPYQVSKISAGEAGQEVDLEANSEYKGEAKPTYEKVRLTPTSSAEALDSLGDKVDVVQVSPTKGNRKQVRDLERRDYGVANGNDGTMWALILRADRGVFKKKNSRTAYLRTVPRGDVSQGGAGDWSEAYEATDIVLFPPGGEGYQIATEDSGFATKFGASEEAKAPGRAAACVAYDKSSAYASGAYAALSNAVDDEGWKTTDCGAPSADKVTSGNRWDAAIVRIPIPQTPDDITEQWGSKGGKNATGLANRERDRLIGDLARTSDPYAARDARVKIEQTLVQDSIVVPIAMNPTVTVADKSVDNVRPRSGHVAPLLSTVVEWSPTKK, encoded by the coding sequence GTGGAAGAGGGCACCGAGGTCTCTGTCGCCTGGTCGGAGTCTCTGACCAGCACGAATCCGGCGAGCGCCGCGAGCGTGACCGACGGCAACCTCGACGTCGCGTCGCTGACGCGGGGAGGTTTCGGCACGGCGGTCGGCGACACCGTCGAGATGGACGAGACCTTCGGCAAGGTCACCATCGACGGTGGCAAGCAGGCGCGGGTGCGCTATGACCTGGCCAAGCCCAACTGGTCCGACGGGGTGCCGATCGACACCGCCGACCTGATGCTCGCCTGGGCGGCGTCCTCCGGCTATTTCAGCACCCCCAAGGAGGGGAGCCCCGACGCGAAGATCGACTTCGGCGGGGTCACCACCGGCCTGGACAAGAGCTCCTACATCCCCGAGATCCACGAGGGCGCCCGCGCGATCGAGGTGCCGCTCGTGACGCCGATCGTCGACTGGCGTACGGCGCTCGACGTCGCCGTGCCCGCACACGTCGTCGGGCAGAAGGCGCTCAAGATCGAGGACCCGATCGAGGCCAAGGAGGTCGTCGAGACCGCGATCGAGGAGTCCGACACCGCCAAGCTGACCAAGATCGCGAAGGCGTGGAGCGAGGCGTTCGCGATCGCCGAGGACGGCAAGGCCTCCGAGGAAGCGTTGCTCTCCAGCGGGCCCTACCAGGTCTCGAAGATCTCGGCCGGCGAGGCCGGGCAGGAGGTCGACCTGGAGGCGAACTCCGAATACAAGGGCGAGGCCAAGCCGACCTACGAGAAGGTCCGGCTCACCCCGACGAGCTCGGCGGAGGCCCTCGACAGCCTCGGCGACAAGGTCGACGTCGTGCAGGTGAGCCCGACCAAGGGCAACCGCAAGCAGGTGCGCGACCTCGAGCGTCGCGACTACGGCGTCGCCAACGGCAACGACGGCACCATGTGGGCCCTGATCCTGCGGGCCGACCGTGGCGTGTTCAAGAAGAAGAACTCCCGCACGGCCTACCTACGCACCGTGCCGCGGGGCGACGTCTCCCAGGGCGGTGCCGGCGACTGGTCGGAGGCTTATGAAGCCACTGACATCGTGCTGTTCCCGCCGGGTGGTGAGGGCTACCAGATCGCCACGGAAGACTCCGGGTTCGCCACCAAGTTCGGCGCCTCCGAAGAGGCGAAGGCCCCTGGCCGCGCCGCCGCCTGCGTGGCCTACGACAAGTCGAGCGCCTACGCCTCCGGCGCGTACGCCGCCCTCTCGAACGCCGTCGACGACGAGGGGTGGAAGACCACCGACTGCGGCGCACCCTCGGCCGACAAGGTGACGTCGGGCAACCGCTGGGACGCCGCGATCGTGCGCATCCCGATCCCGCAGACGCCCGACGACATCACCGAGCAGTGGGGCAGCAAGGGCGGCAAGAACGCCACCGGCCTCGCCAACCGCGAACGCGACCGCCTCATCGGCGACCTCGCGCGCACCTCCGACCCCTACGCCGCCCGCGACGCGCGTGTGAAGATCGAGCAGACGCTCGTCCAGGACTCGATCGTGGTCCCGATCGCGATGAACCCGACCGTCACCGTGGCCGACAAGAGCGTCGACAACGTACGTCCCAGGTCCGGTCACGTCGCGCCGTTGCTCTCGACCGTCGTCGAGTGGTCACCGACGAAGAAGTGA
- a CDS encoding transcriptional regulator has protein sequence MRIRSAGRAGLVPAVGLGLALALTACGSEETGSDSSEASTPAEAESSAAASESAAAPAADEKEVKIGKTLKDPDMGDSIEVVSAVRDFPSKEEADLISDGGEVVLLQVKVKPGKEFGGRVSSGNFEISADKSDFSTDDTRLMTDELEAAKRTPFDDIARRDGGEATGWIAFQVDEKADTYVVSYTRDAAKVIGSDKQINEFKQEIEIPAS, from the coding sequence ATGCGTATTCGATCTGCCGGCCGTGCCGGTCTGGTGCCCGCAGTCGGCCTCGGCCTCGCCCTCGCGTTGACCGCGTGCGGCTCCGAGGAGACCGGTTCGGACTCCAGCGAAGCGTCGACTCCGGCCGAGGCCGAGTCCAGCGCCGCGGCCTCTGAGTCCGCAGCCGCGCCTGCGGCCGACGAGAAGGAGGTCAAGATCGGCAAGACCCTCAAGGACCCCGACATGGGCGACTCCATCGAGGTCGTCTCCGCCGTCCGCGACTTCCCCTCCAAGGAGGAGGCCGACCTCATCTCCGACGGTGGCGAGGTCGTGCTGCTCCAGGTGAAGGTCAAGCCGGGCAAGGAGTTCGGCGGCCGCGTCTCCAGCGGCAACTTCGAGATCTCGGCCGACAAGTCCGACTTCTCCACCGACGACACCCGCCTCATGACCGACGAGCTCGAGGCCGCCAAGCGCACCCCGTTCGACGACATCGCCCGCCGCGACGGCGGCGAGGCCACCGGCTGGATCGCCTTCCAGGTCGACGAGAAGGCCGACACGTACGTCGTCTCCTACACCCGCGACGCCGCCAAGGTCATCGGCTCCGACAAGCAGATCAACGAGTTCAAGCAGGAGATCGAGATCCCGGCGTCCTGA
- a CDS encoding protein TPRXL, producing MNSASESTSLREMLGASKDPEFEIKLLPGWERRTPDDDDRERLNSDLKARLSDLRRPDLYGTVSKMVDESYDSLNQQSAIAYYAPMNVDDDATLIPGSLVASIRRSPADGTLDDLIASLIRDHGARPLFGDKRFVRFERESTVKMEESTVYQNTIIYLTPIPGSKHRRALQFTASFIRPLESSSEDKLVRSWKFAFDACVSTLRWLPAGS from the coding sequence ATGAATTCCGCGTCGGAATCGACTTCATTGAGGGAGATGCTGGGTGCATCCAAGGATCCCGAATTCGAGATAAAGCTGCTCCCAGGGTGGGAGCGGCGAACCCCTGACGATGATGACAGGGAACGTCTCAACTCCGATCTCAAGGCGCGGCTCAGTGACCTGAGACGTCCGGATCTGTACGGCACAGTTTCTAAGATGGTCGATGAGTCATATGATTCGCTGAATCAGCAGTCCGCCATTGCCTACTACGCTCCTATGAATGTGGACGACGACGCGACGTTGATTCCTGGGTCCCTTGTGGCCTCGATCCGTCGCTCGCCGGCCGATGGAACGCTCGATGACTTGATCGCTAGTCTGATTCGAGACCACGGTGCGCGGCCACTGTTTGGTGACAAGCGGTTCGTGCGATTTGAGCGCGAGAGCACTGTGAAGATGGAAGAGTCGACGGTTTATCAGAACACGATTATCTATCTGACGCCAATACCAGGCTCGAAGCATCGACGTGCGCTGCAGTTCACCGCGAGTTTTATCCGGCCGCTAGAATCCTCTAGCGAGGACAAGTTGGTCCGTTCGTGGAAGTTCGCTTTCGATGCGTGCGTGTCGACACTTCGGTGGCTTCCTGCCGGGTCGTGA